Part of the Micropterus dolomieu isolate WLL.071019.BEF.003 ecotype Adirondacks linkage group LG22, ASM2129224v1, whole genome shotgun sequence genome is shown below.
TTTTCTACTATGTATTCTACATAAACGTTTTTCTCCGGGCCCCAGTACTCCCAACTGATCAGGGCCCCGTCCTCTCCAACCGAGGAGCTAACATTCCCAAAAGGACTCACAGGCCGCACTGAGCACACAAGAGAAAAGACAACCATCAAGACTGGTCTGTTTATAAAAAGACAGTCCAATAACTGACAATTAATTGCTTTGATTTAATTATAGTTCCATAAAAAGCTCTTAGCATCACTGAATGTAGACCCTCATAGCCTTACACAATAGCAATTTCAACACTCAAAAGAATACACAAAGCTGATCATATAACAAATCAATTTGTTGTGTACTAAGGTCACAGCAGTATCTGTACCCTTGTGGGGTGGACGGTGTGGAGGAGACCATGCAATGGGATGAGAGGTTTGGGTGTTTCCTGTAAACAACATGGAGAGAGGTAAACACCGCACCACATACAGAGAAGAGACGCAAACACTTTCCCCAGGCAGAGACACCACAGACATCAAAGTCATAATACACAGTGCACCCAGTTCATTGGCATGCCAAGCAAAGTCTTGCCATGCAGCACAAAGCATCACCAGCAGCCACCATGGAAGAAGTGAGAAGAGGTCAGTTGCCAAAGGCACagtcaaaatatataaataagcaGCTGAGCACTTTGAAAGACTCATCTAGTTTtatcacatgacattaaaaaggCTCACGTCACATAGCATCTTTATCTATGTGGCTTTGAACTTTCTCCAGCTTTGAACTCAGCGGAGCATTCTGGTGGGCCGCAGAATTAAATACAGACGCAAGGAAATTGCTAAAAGATGAGGACTGCATGCTTGCATTGGGTTTTGAAGCCACTGGCTGTATCTATAAACCAGTTCTATCATCATCAATCAGTCTTGACACTGGTACCTGTGCCCACATCTCCGTCAAGCTGTGATATTAGAGCTTGTAGAGAGAAATGggacacagaaaaacaagagcACAGGGGTCACTATGAGATGACCCTGACACCCCCTATCTGTGTAACAGTAAGACATTCATGTGGTCATGCTGTGTCATGTTACACCTTGTGTAACAATGCAACTGTATCACACTCATGTTCCACTAAACTCGGACTTGGATGAAAAGCTTATGTACTCATGCTAtgtaaaatactaaaaataaaagataatgcTATGAGATAGTGTGCATTATACTGTAATAATGTAGACACGATGAGGAACAtctcacatacacaaaacacatgacaaagTTCTGACTTTTGACTGACAGTTAGGCTGTagcaaacaattatttttattattgatttatttcctGAACACTTTGACAgacaattgattaatcattaagTGTATATaagtgtcagaaaatagtgaaaaatgtgctTCATAATTTCACACAAttcaaggtgacatcttcaaattgcttgttttgtctagTTAGTTTCTGCACTACTTTACAGAAAACACATAAACAGAATGCCATGCTTCacaataaacaacatttcagtGTTTGGAGGAACGTTTTTCAACTTTGAGAGGGCATACACAGCAGGGGGAAACCCGTGTGAGCGTAACTGTGAGTGAGTCCATCGACAATGGACACACTTGCTTTATTCTTATATTATTGGCTATCTTGCCTTCATCAGGATAGCGTCTGGGGTTAATTCTGGTTTCCTCATACAGGCCATCAATGTACTGTCActtatagataaaaaaaaactaaagattACAAAAACATATTACCATCAACAACTACAAAATGCTACATTTATTAGAAGGGAAACCTAAATAGCCctaaaaacaaaagtcaaaataGTCAAATACGTTGTGTGTACTGAGTGTAGTTTACTGAAGAGCTGTGTGATGGGTTTTTATTTAGCATGActtcatactgtacatatgaCCTGTTGATTAATGGCATATGTGAATCCACTTCTGAGTTATGGAAATAATTCATATTAATCACCTTAAATATTTGTCTCACTTTCTAGTTGAATAAACATGCACACTATTTAGTTGTATGCATTTGCTGACTTACCTTCGTCCATGATGGTGACAGCTTCCTGAGAAATGGCTGGGCCTGCTCCCCTGACTGTTTTCGCATTCAAATAAAACTTGTAGCGTGTGCTGTACTTGAGGTTGGACAAAGTGACTGAGGTCTCATTGGCGGCCAGGGCCAGCTCCTCCACTGGGCCCAGCTCATAGGAGTTATTGACTACAGGGGTGGAGGATGGGTGACAAGAATAATGAGATGGAAATTGGGAAGTCGTGAGGTAAGTTGAATAGAGGTAtgaagcggggggggggggggggggggggggggggggggggggggcgtagATGGGGTTGGAGTGTCAATGATGAGAAGGGTGGAAATGAAAGCATTTGGAGCACAGAGGTGTAGGGTTCAGGAATAGAAGGCGAGAGTGACAAAAGTTGATTTGTTAATTTGTgctgtaattttatttattttacaaaataactTGTTTGAAATGCTCTAAGGTTAtgtcaaatctttatttttatttatttctgtttaaataatctGAGTCTGAACAGGGTGACAGTACAGACATGAAAAAGGAGGACATACAAAACTACAAACTACATGAAGGAAGGTGACATTAATTAAGTAAAGATACAAAAGCTCAGTTGTGGTCTTAAAAAAGCCTCACCTGGCTGATATTTGAGGGTGTAGCCAGTGATGCGTCCATTGCGGACATGAGGAGGACTCCATTCAAGGGTTAGAGAGTCCAGGTTGAAGTTGGTGACTTGCAGGGAAGTAGGAGCCCCCGGCACTGCAGAAAACACATAAATCATGAAACGTTTGCAGAATGATGTATGTCCAGAGTTCAAACCTTTTTTACTTACACAAGTGTGATGAGGTTACTTAAAATCTGAAGCTACTTGAAAAAGATGTggatttaatatttatatattatgttgttgatttttgtgtgtggaaaaacacaaattaataatCCTAGCAGAGTATTTGTATATGTGTTCAAACATGTCTGAAGGGTTCAAGGTAACTTTTATCCCTGAATCCCCCAATTTGGATTATAGCCAGCactaacaaatatatatatcaaacaACAGCACCTTTATTGTATTAATAACTGAACATCAGCTGGagtttaaaactgaatttacttGTCCACTTTCCAACATCAGCTATTATAtaagcatatttatttttcactatCAAGTTTTTCAATTGAGAAGACAAGGCTAAAGTGTCAGCCTTCTGAATATATCAgtatattcatttttattttttctttacatcACCAACAGATTTCAGGTATACATGGAAAATTGgcattctgtatttttcaaccaTTCATAATATGACATCTAGGCCAGTGGCCTGTTCCAATTAGCACCTTTACTTAATTACAGCACAAATAAAGTATTGTTCTCATTTGTGATATAAtacaacagacaaaaaaataaagcaagagTTTTTCCTTCTCCTACCTCCTTCTGGTGTCTCAAACTGCTGGGTGGGGCTGTGGGGACCCTCTCCTTTGCCGTTAAAAACCCTGACATTGAAAGAGTAGAGACTGAAGGGGTGCAGACCAGGCAGCATGCCGTGGCTGTGGTTCCCACTGAAGGTCAGGATCTTATTCTCCACATGATGAGGGTTGTGGTTGTGGAGGCTGTGCTCTCTCCAGTAGTATACCTACAAGACACAGTTTGTATACCGTAAGTGTTAAGGGTGTATTGTGCTTTATGAGATTGGTGTACATGTTACACTGTGTGGACTTTTGTACTGTACCTTAAATCCTTTAAGATGTCCTCGTATTAATTTAGAGGGCACAGGATCCCAGTGTACCTCTGCCAGAGTGCTGTTCAGCACCATGGCCTGCACATTCTCTGGAGCTGCTACTGGCACTGTACAATAAACGAAGAACACAACAACAGCTAAACTCAAGGAAACATGCtgattttttaatacattttatgtttgtgcattttatgCACATAAAAGGTTATGGGTTACACAGCCGAATGCATCGCCCTAGATCTAACAGAACATTTTTTAAGGGTCTATAAGACTCAGTCTAACTCACAGTCCTCTCCTGAGTGGCCGTGGGCAATAGCAGGCTCAGGTCCTTCTCCGTAGTCGTTCACAGCCTGAACTTTTAGCTCATAAGGAACAAATGTGGGCGTTCCAGACACAACAAACTTAGAGTTGTTAGCCACGGTCACTGTGTTCCATTCACTGTTTGCCGTCTTCTGCCTCCACATCACTTTATAGTGAAGCCCGGGACCATTAGACTGGAGGCCTGACAGTGGCTGCAGAGGAGAAAATGTTCAATGTTAACATGATTTTTATTACTTCACctttttcagaaaaacactgaatgtaCACTATGATGAATATGGTTTTGATGGATCAtagtaaagagagaaaagtaagaacaaaggaaacctcatcAGATGGGACAATAACAAAACCGTGCTTCACAGTGCAAGGACACTCTTATGTTTCATGGTACTCCATGGACAACAGTAAATGCTTTAGTATTAGAAAAGATAGCCTTATACAACTTTATTACCTTCCATGAGATTACAAGATTATCATGTTCTGTTCCAAATCCCTGGACACCTGTTGGGTTCTCGTCTGGAgctaaaaatataacaataaagacaaaatgaaacatCATCCCAAGGAAAACCTTTCACTGATTAACATGCTGATTTGTTTCCGAAATGACCCATTAAACAAAAGCTGATGCATAAACTAtcttactttaaaatgttcacaGTTATAAAAAATTGCATTTAGAACATATCAgcttatttgttgattatttatctattattaaaatgtgaatacacatttacacacgtAAATCAAAGAGCTGAGGCTGCTAAGTCTGTACCTGCAGGTTCTGTCTTGAACACCCTGGAGGGGAAGCTGGGGCGGCTGAAATTGACGGCATTGAGGGCCAGAACTCTGAAGGTGTAGTGGACGTAGGGTGACAGTTTGAGGTGAGCTGTCGTCTTGGTTCCAGGGACCTCGGTAAGATTGTGCCAGTGACCTCGGTGGTGCAGTGAGTCTTCATACTGGATCAGAAATTCTGTTTagatagaaaaaagaaaagtattgTACATAACAAAACACTTTATACACTGCCTGACAGTTGATTTGCATAACTGGAATGAATGCCCTCAAggttgttttttagttttttaaaaaagtgttgttaaaatttatataaatatgctACTTCGTCAGTGCTTTGAAGCTTCAAGGCAATGGTGGATTTAACTATGTTTCACAAAATTATGTGTTTGCAGCAAACTAATAGACTGGAGAGGAAGATTATGCTGCAGAATTGGTTTAGGACATTTctatgggtgtttttttttcacgcTGTTAAAACATGTCACTATTGGACACTACTGTAACCAATAATTTCCAGCTGACCTCAGTTGCTGTCGTCTGTCATTGAAGAAACTACAAACTAAGAAACTACAAAAGACAGatttttaactctttttttttctccactgacCTTGCAGACTTTATTATTTTGGTTGATTGATAATTATGGAAACTTAAGTGTTGTGTCACTTATCTGGAATTGCTGCTAGGGAGAGCCAGCTAAACGCCAAAAACATAATACTTCAGCAATTAAGTTTTGCACGTCCATAATGTTGGGAGAATCATTAGAAACAGATTTCTtattaaatgtcaaaatcaaaACAGCAAAGGCCAAGATATCCCGACTTCTAGTCCCTATTATGCAGCTTAAAAGCATCTTTAACTAAGACCCCCCCTGCCTCTTAAATGCCCACTTTTTCCAAACGACACACCTCAAGTTTTTAATGCAGGCTTTCCATTAGAAGATATAATAAAACGTGTGTCGGCTTCACTTATCGTAATAGCACAAACAGCTTGTGTAAGGTGCATGAACACATAAAtcacaaacagaaagaaaaccaaactgacACAGATACATATGCCCTCATACACacaagcgcgcacacacacacacacacacacacacacacacacacacacacacacttaagacATACTCTGAATAGGACTGTTGTGTTCATCCCCTGGAGTCCAAGTGAGCTGAACACTCCTCTTTTTGTGGTCAGTCAGCTCTAGGTCAGTTGGGGGGTCGGGTCGCTCTGGCAGAGATACAGCACAGGCAGCAGCATCAACACACAGTTACCGTTACAGAATATAAAGGGTTCATGCCACGAGAAGatgaagcaaaaacaaaagaggatATCTGCTTACATACATTATGTTGGGTTAACCAAGCACACCTTAGTAACTCCTCCATTTCTTTACATGTCCCTTTTGATGATGTTACTTGCCCTACAATACACATGCAGACACTGCATCATGCATATGAAACGACTGATGCTCAGCTGAGCATCTTCCTTAACAACTCTGCATGAAATAAAAGTCTGGAGCTCAATGGAGAGGTTAAACTGAAGCTCATGTTTTGGAATTGTAATGATAAAGTGGAATGCATGCTTGGAATAAATGAGTGATGAGGAAATGGTGCATTTGAAAAGATTGTGCTTTACAAATGATCTTTGCATTCAAGTGTGAGTGGAAATTGCTTCCCCCTTCTACTAAAAGTTTAAAGTTTGCATCGGTGGTTTAATTCAGTCAAACTTTATGGAGTTTtgccaaaatggaaaaatatactatttatttagaagaaatgcacatgaaaaaaaacaccttacaaacacaacaaataaatgcTGGTAAATCAAAATGACAAGAATAAACTGAAAATGCTCTGATTGTCACAACAAACAAGCTCATGTCAGCAGAGCACATCTGGGTGCCCACGTGTGCTGCAAGTTTACCGTAGACAACAGCAGGTGTTGGCATGGCCTCTACCAGGTGGGAGGGCAGGAGTGAAATAGGGAGTTTAGTGGTCAGTCAGCCATAAGACAACAGAGAAGATTATCTGGCTCGCTAAGAAGGCAACAATCAAATATTCATGCTGCTGACACGATAGCTGACTAAATCCGCTCCGACCCTCTTAAGTAAACTCTCAGGCAATTAACCTTGAAAAGCTGAAAGGCAATCTGTTGTGTAAGTTACTGGACAGATTCACTTCTCTGGGAAGCCCAGAGACGGAGAGAGGTAACACTTTAATAAtttgtgagtttgttttgtgAGTCAGTGAAATTGAGCTTCTGCAAAGCTGAACATACCAACAACAGTGAGCACAGCGCGGGCTGAATCATGGTCCAGTGTGGTGTTCATGATGCAGGTGTACTCCCCCGCATCGTTCTCTGTCACATCAGTGATGGTGAGGCTGTCTGAGTCTACGATTAATCTGTAAACATTCATACAAAGagatatttcactttttttccccccagtcaAGTTAAGAATAAGCATTCAAGCCAGGACAAGAATGCCATATTAGTaaagaaacagacacaaacatgcaccACTATGCGTAACAGTACAATTTCATTAAAGGTAAGATTGCTAATTTGATACTGGCTAGAACTATTACAACTACTGCAGAGAGACAGTAAACACAGGTTAGACATCTGCAGACAGCTCTGACCTCTCATCATCAGGCAGCTCTCCATCGTCTTTGAGCCAGGTCATGGTGGGGATGAGTGAGGGGTCGTGTTTCACCGTACACTCAAACACCACAGACCTGCCCCTCAGGACTACTTTGTGATCCGGCTGCTTCAGGATTCGGGTGGGCTCTGATGGACGGGGGAGAAGAAAGgttttttagaaaagtaattaaagactcaaaaaaacaataagTCTCATCAGTGTgaacaaatattttataaaaccaTGTGTCTGGAATAGGGCTTGACTTCAAGGGTTAATATTAGGCtgcaattattattttcatgaaaTACTTAAAATGCTGATTACCGTAAAATTTACACCAAAATAATGTTGTAAAAACAACTTATTTTACAAAATTATGTTGTAAAAACAACTTATTTTGTGACTAACATTCAAACATGCCAGTATTTGATGAAATAACAAAATGAGCCATTTATTTCTGTGGATGCTCTGACCAAGGCTTTGTGTCAAAGCGTGTCAGCAGATATGTCACCCTTTGATTGCAAATAAAGTCTACTCTGGACTTTTTGGGTAACAGTAAACAGAAATATTGGATACTTTAATGCCAAAATTGTACTAGCTTTTATCACAAACATCAGACTGTAATAGCACTATGTGAGTTATTAGCTAGCTGTATGCCCTCCCTGGCTTCTAATAATAGGATCTTCAGGGTGGAAACACTCTCACCTTTGACCTCCAGGTAGACGTGATTCTCATAGATGCCCAGTGTGTTCCTGGCCACGCAGGTGTATTTGCCACTATTGTGGGCTTGAGCTATGGGAATCTCTAAAGTCCCATTGTCATGAAGGATGTAAGGCTCTCCATCCAGGGTGCTGGACCGGCTGTCCTTGAACCTGAGACAGAAAGGCAGCCACTTTGAGCTTTTGAAGAAATATAATGCAACACTTGCATCTGTTAGAACTTCATTAACTCACCATGTAATTTTAGGGATGGGTGAACCAAAGGAAGCACAGTCCAACAGGGCCTGGTGACTTCTGATGATCTGGTAGACTTTGTTGGCTTGTGTCAGCACTCTGGGCGGCTCCgctgcagaggaagcagcaaTTATTGCCATGTTATTGCAGTCCAGAAATCAATGTAGAAGGAAAACAGCATTCTAATACAAATCGATGAACTTACAGAGCACATTGACGAAGGCGTTGGACAGGAGGTACCCGTAGTCATTGGAGACATTGCACTGGTAGACGGCGCTGGATCCAGTCTGCACATCAGTGAAGATGATGGTGTCGTCCTCCACCTTTCTGCTCAGATCCTTGGGAGAATCTGTTGATGGGTGACAGGGGGAACAGATGTAACTCTGGTTGTTTGAATTCTGGATGAATGACTAATTTAACTTGTTGTATCTTGCTTGTTTACAAAAGTGACAGTGTAAAATCGACATGTTGaggcaagagacagctagattttgaaaacATCCAACTgaaaaatcccaccccctcccttcaggcctccctccaaagccagtcccccaaaacacattttcatgaatATGACTGTATGAGCAGAGTGCGAGCAGGTAGGCAGGCAGGCCAGCTAATTATTTCATTTAGGCctaatgaaatgattggccatGCTATTTACAGTCCTGCTAGAGTCACATATACcggataaaaaaataagaacaaatacttctaaaataaattgcctaccctagGAATCGGTATCATAAATATCAATCATCAACCCCATAGAGATCCTGTCTCAAATAATGAAACTAATCAATGTTCAGCTTTtatgaaaaatggaaaaaggcCATGAGGACAGGTAAATTTATTTTCTGAGCACAGTAAGTTTAAGTCAAGGAAACAGGTTGCACTCACTCTCTATGGGGATGCCATTCATAGCCCAGGTGATGGAGGGCTTGGGCGTGCCACTGGCCCTGCAGGTCAGCGAACCGTTCTCTCCTGGAGCTAGAACAAGATTGCTGGGAGGGCCCCTGATCCAATATGGAGCAGCTGAAAATAGAACAGAACGCAGCAGAAGGCTGGAGAATTAATCACTGAACACACTGCCCGGTTGGCATCTGTGCATGAATCAATTATGAGATGGAGGGAGaatggagagacagaaagaaggagTGACTGTGTCGCCACATGGTGAGCGAATGGCCTGATGGGATACTGTGCGTCTCATCACAGACAGACCTTTGACCGTGACGTGGATGGTGTGGTGCACCGAGCCGAGCATATTTCTGGCGGTGCAGCGGTAATCTCCTGCGTCTGATTCTGAAACGTTCACAATACGCAGGGTCCTGTCGTAGTGCAGGAAAGACGTGCGTTTGGCTGGGAGATCGCCGCTCACTTTGGTCCAGGAGATTTCAGGGGTGGGCCTGGAGtcaaagtgagagagagaggggaagacaaAGAGTGATGATGACACACGACCAGGCGAGCACTTGAGGCTTTAAAGATTGAAATAATGGCCGATTATTTTTGACTTACAATCCTTCGGCAATGCACTCCATTTCCAGCACCTGTCCTCTCAACACTATCTTGGAGCTGGAGGGGCCAGAAGGGATAAGGAAGTTTGGCTTTCTCTCATCTGCTGGGTCTTCTatagttacacacacacacagattcacaaAGAAAACTATTACCATTTATTCTGCATAAGTCCATAACACACCGAGTGAAGATCCAGCCCTGAACCGAGCCTTTCACATTCACGATCCTTTCTTCGCTGTGGTATAATAAAACCTCTCTTCTACAATGGGTCTGCAATGCATGGGCATTAAGTCACTTCATTACAGGCCACAATTCTTACATTTTATGGTTATACGTAAATTTTATAGCCATGTTGTGTTTCATTGCACTGCTTTCTGTTGGTGTTTATTGCCAATTTATTGCCCTCTGGGGTTAtaataaagactaaaatgaaGCTAATATAGAATTGAGAATTAAGAGACATGAAGATCTGCTTTCTGCTACTGAACTAGTAAAGAAATACTCTGACATACTAcggtaataataaaaataatctgacTATATGTTTGTAATGACGGTATTGATGAAAAGTTAACACCATGGCATGTGAGCAATTTGATGAAAATCAAACTGCTCACATGTTTCAGGTTAGCGATGTGTGGTATTGctcagacaaagagacagaccaatgatcttctgagcaatgagaaatgaagtgAGAGGAAAATGATTGGTGAGATTATGGGCAGCAAGGAAAGAGTGAATTTGAAAACGAAGATTTCATTTCTACTTTAAGGAGTTGTGTTAGAATCAAATTAATTGTTTATCACCaaccagattacatttttaatatgtttagaTGATTACCTAAttactttatttctttaattaaaatgtacttttgtttgCAAAGCTCAAGACTGTACAGATGTTGTTACATGTCCAAATTACACACCTCAGTTGATACTGGAATAATCATGCAGTGCTAGTACAAGCAATTCAGGAGGAAATTAATAGTTTTCAAAAGGGTTTTGATTGGATTAAGTAGGAGTGACAGAGGGATAGAGATTTAACTTGTACTCTTGGATTTAGGGGTTAGTGTTAGTGGGTAACAGAGTTTGGGGGTAAACACTAGGGGGTGCCAGATCTCACCCCTAAAGACATCAGAGAAATTGTAAAAAGCCTTGGGTTGTAGGGTTGAAGGGTTAGTGATAGTGGGTAAAAGCTAGAGTTCGGAGCTCTAGGTTGAGGGGGTAAACACTAGGGGGTGCCAAAACTCACCACTAAATAAATCTGTGTCATTGTAAAAAGCTGCCACTGTGTCATTGATTGCATCCACTGTAACACAACAGAAAAATCAAACACGCCACAAGTTGACATCATCAggcacaaaaaaaccccacaactTAACATGAGAGTGTTTAGAATTAAAAGCTGCCAAAACAAAACTTGCAATGACTCAAAAGTCAGACATGAGGAATGATCGTAATAGGAATTCTTGTGCGAACAGCCTGCCAACATGTCAACTGCAAAATGCTAGACTGAGTGAGCCTAGTCTTTGTGGAGAGTGCGTATACAGAAGGTCTCACAGAAGTAATAAAACGCACGTCTGCCTGGCagatctgctgctgcagctctgaCAATATGTCTTTTCAGTGGGATGACGACCACTGGCATCTCTCAGGATGGGATC
Proteins encoded:
- the LOC123962063 gene encoding neuronal cell adhesion molecule-like, which gives rise to MMERRRMDAALLVLFLGHFATALEVPLDLPQPPTITHQSPKDYIIDPRENIIIHCEAKGKPHPSFSWTRNGTHFDIDQDPNVTMRPHSGTLVVDISRAKVENYECVYQCTARNKHGTAVSNNIVVQQSRSPLWSKEKIKPIVVREGVSLVLPCRPPAGLPPPIIFWMDNYFQRLPQSSRVSQSLNGDLYFSNVLQEDSRNDYICYARFPYTQTIQQKQPITVKVLSMDAINDTVAAFYNDTDLFSEDPADERKPNFLIPSGPSSSKIVLRGQVLEMECIAEGLPTPEISWTKVSGDLPAKRTSFLHYDRTLRIVNVSESDAGDYRCTARNMLGSVHHTIHVTVKAAPYWIRGPPSNLVLAPGENGSLTCRASGTPKPSITWAMNGIPIENSPKDLSRKVEDDTIIFTDVQTGSSAVYQCNVSNDYGYLLSNAFVNVLSEPPRVLTQANKVYQIIRSHQALLDCASFGSPIPKITWFKDSRSSTLDGEPYILHDNGTLEIPIAQAHNSGKYTCVARNTLGIYENHVYLEVKEPTRILKQPDHKVVLRGRSVVFECTVKHDPSLIPTMTWLKDDGELPDDERLIVDSDSLTITDVTENDAGEYTCIMNTTLDHDSARAVLTVVERPDPPTDLELTDHKKRSVQLTWTPGDEHNSPIQKFLIQYEDSLHHRGHWHNLTEVPGTKTTAHLKLSPYVHYTFRVLALNAVNFSRPSFPSRVFKTEPAAPDENPTGVQGFGTEHDNLVISWKPLSGLQSNGPGLHYKVMWRQKTANSEWNTVTVANNSKFVVSGTPTFVPYELKVQAVNDYGEGPEPAIAHGHSGEDLPVAAPENVQAMVLNSTLAEVHWDPVPSKLIRGHLKGFKVYYWREHSLHNHNPHHVENKILTFSGNHSHGMLPGLHPFSLYSFNVRVFNGKGEGPHSPTQQFETPEGVPGAPTSLQVTNFNLDSLTLEWSPPHVRNGRITGYTLKYQPVNNSYELGPVEELALAANETSVTLSNLKYSTRYKFYLNAKTVRGAGPAISQEAVTIMDEAVASRQVDIATQGWFIGLMCAIALLILILLIICFIQRNKGGKYPVKEKEDAHTDPEFQPMKDDDCTFGEYSDNEDHKPLKGSRTPSNGTVKRGDSDDSLVDYGEGGDGQFNEDGSFIGQYSGKSVSRDTAEGHESSEAPSPINAMNSLNSFV